A DNA window from Coffea arabica cultivar ET-39 chromosome 6c, Coffea Arabica ET-39 HiFi, whole genome shotgun sequence contains the following coding sequences:
- the LOC113693697 gene encoding glucan endo-1,3-beta-glucosidase 6-like isoform X1 encodes MGFSRARVMLVVLVSLLPMVFPVNGIGANWGTQATHRLPPDIVVRMLRENGIQKVKLFDADYDTLKALGKSGIEVMVGMPNDLLAPIAGSMKAAEKWVSENVSSHLSTNNVNIRYVAVGNEPFLATYNGTFLRTTYPALQNVQAALIKAGISNQVKATVPLNADVYESPNGLPSAGDFRADIHDFVLQIVKLLSDNGAPFTVNIYPFISLYIDPNFPVDYAFFDGNASPVNDGGTNYNNMFDANHDTLVWALQKNGFGNLPVIIGEIGWPTDGDRNANLDYARRFNQGFMSHVSGGKGTPMRPGPIDAYLFSLIDEDAKSIQPGNFERHWGVFYFDGQPKYTLNLGTTNSGLVPARGVQELEKKWCILKPDAKLTDPQVAPTVSYACSLGDCTSLGYQTSCGSLDSQGNISYAYNSYYQIHNQLDSACKFQGLATVTRSDPSVGSCKFSIQIKPYYGAAAHRLSSIEKTLCSILFLVLFLWTTQ; translated from the exons ATGGGGTTTTCTAGGGCACGTGTGATGTTAGTAGTGCTGGTTTCATTGCTTCCCATGGTCTTTCCAGTGAATGGGATAGGTGCCAACTGGGGCACGCAGGCAACTCACAGGCTGCCACCTGATATAGTTGTGAGGATGCTGAGAGAGAATGGAATTCAAAAAGTGAAGCTTTTTGATGCTGATTATGATACATTGAAAGCTTTGGGTAAGTCTGGGATTGAAGTCATGGTTGGCATGCCTAATGACTTGCTCGCACCTATTGCTGGTAGCATGAAGGCAGCTGAAAAATGGGTATCAGAAAATGTCTCATCCCATCTCAGCACCAACAATGTTAACATCAG GTATGTTGCTGTTGGAAATGAACCTTTCTTGGCCACATATAATGGAACCTTCCTAAGAACAACTTACCCTGCTTTACAAAATGTTCAAGCTGCCCTGATAAAAGCAGGTATTAGCAATCAAGTGAAGGCCACGGTTCCCCTTAATGCTGACGTCTATGAAAGTCCAAATGGCTTACCTTCTGCTGGTGATTTTCGAGCTGATATCCATGATTTTGTGCTTCAGATAGTCAAGTTGTTGAGTGATAATGGTGCCCCCTTTACTGTCAACATTTATCCATTCATCAGCCTTTACATTGACCCCAACTTCCCAGTTGACTATGCCTTCTTTGATGGAAATGCATCACCTGTGAATGATGGGGGCACAAACTACAACAACATGTTTGATGCAAATCATGACACTCTTGTGTGGGCTTTACAGAAAAATGGGTTTGGCAACCTTCCTGTTATAATTGGAGAAATTGGTTGGCCCACTGACGGAGACCGGAATGCTAACCTAGATTATGCACGACGGTTCAACCAAGGTTTCATGTCTCATGTGTCAGGTGGAAAAGGAACGCCGATGAGGCCTGGACCCATTGATGCATATCTCTTTAGTTTGATTGATGAGGACGCCAAGAGTATTCAACCAGGGAACTTTGAACGTCACTGGGGAGTGTTTTATTTTGATGGTCAACCAAAATACACTCTTAACCTTGGGACAACAAATTCAGGTTTGGTCCCTGCAAGAGGTGTACAGGAACTGGAAAAGAAGTGGTGCATATTGAAGCCGGATGCCAAGCTTACTGATCCACAAGTGGCTCCCACGGTGAGCTATGCATGTTCACTTGGAGACTGCACAAGCCTCGGATATCAGACATCTTGTGGAAGTTTAGATTCTCAGGGTAACATTTCATATGCATATAACAGCTACTATCAGATACACAACCAGCTTGATAGTGCCTGCAAATTCCAAGGTCTTGCGACCGTCACACGATCAGATCCATCAGTTGGAAGTTGCAAATTTTCCATACAGATTAAGCCATATTATGGGGCTGCTGCACACAGATTAAGCAGCATTGAGAAAACACTCTGTTCGATTCTTTTTCTAGTTCTCTTTCTGTGGACGACGCAGTGA
- the LOC113693697 gene encoding glucan endo-1,3-beta-glucosidase 6-like isoform X2 yields MLRENGIQKVKLFDADYDTLKALGKSGIEVMVGMPNDLLAPIAGSMKAAEKWVSENVSSHLSTNNVNIRYVAVGNEPFLATYNGTFLRTTYPALQNVQAALIKAGISNQVKATVPLNADVYESPNGLPSAGDFRADIHDFVLQIVKLLSDNGAPFTVNIYPFISLYIDPNFPVDYAFFDGNASPVNDGGTNYNNMFDANHDTLVWALQKNGFGNLPVIIGEIGWPTDGDRNANLDYARRFNQGFMSHVSGGKGTPMRPGPIDAYLFSLIDEDAKSIQPGNFERHWGVFYFDGQPKYTLNLGTTNSGLVPARGVQELEKKWCILKPDAKLTDPQVAPTVSYACSLGDCTSLGYQTSCGSLDSQGNISYAYNSYYQIHNQLDSACKFQGLATVTRSDPSVGSCKFSIQIKPYYGAAAHRLSSIEKTLCSILFLVLFLWTTQ; encoded by the exons ATGCTGAGAGAGAATGGAATTCAAAAAGTGAAGCTTTTTGATGCTGATTATGATACATTGAAAGCTTTGGGTAAGTCTGGGATTGAAGTCATGGTTGGCATGCCTAATGACTTGCTCGCACCTATTGCTGGTAGCATGAAGGCAGCTGAAAAATGGGTATCAGAAAATGTCTCATCCCATCTCAGCACCAACAATGTTAACATCAG GTATGTTGCTGTTGGAAATGAACCTTTCTTGGCCACATATAATGGAACCTTCCTAAGAACAACTTACCCTGCTTTACAAAATGTTCAAGCTGCCCTGATAAAAGCAGGTATTAGCAATCAAGTGAAGGCCACGGTTCCCCTTAATGCTGACGTCTATGAAAGTCCAAATGGCTTACCTTCTGCTGGTGATTTTCGAGCTGATATCCATGATTTTGTGCTTCAGATAGTCAAGTTGTTGAGTGATAATGGTGCCCCCTTTACTGTCAACATTTATCCATTCATCAGCCTTTACATTGACCCCAACTTCCCAGTTGACTATGCCTTCTTTGATGGAAATGCATCACCTGTGAATGATGGGGGCACAAACTACAACAACATGTTTGATGCAAATCATGACACTCTTGTGTGGGCTTTACAGAAAAATGGGTTTGGCAACCTTCCTGTTATAATTGGAGAAATTGGTTGGCCCACTGACGGAGACCGGAATGCTAACCTAGATTATGCACGACGGTTCAACCAAGGTTTCATGTCTCATGTGTCAGGTGGAAAAGGAACGCCGATGAGGCCTGGACCCATTGATGCATATCTCTTTAGTTTGATTGATGAGGACGCCAAGAGTATTCAACCAGGGAACTTTGAACGTCACTGGGGAGTGTTTTATTTTGATGGTCAACCAAAATACACTCTTAACCTTGGGACAACAAATTCAGGTTTGGTCCCTGCAAGAGGTGTACAGGAACTGGAAAAGAAGTGGTGCATATTGAAGCCGGATGCCAAGCTTACTGATCCACAAGTGGCTCCCACGGTGAGCTATGCATGTTCACTTGGAGACTGCACAAGCCTCGGATATCAGACATCTTGTGGAAGTTTAGATTCTCAGGGTAACATTTCATATGCATATAACAGCTACTATCAGATACACAACCAGCTTGATAGTGCCTGCAAATTCCAAGGTCTTGCGACCGTCACACGATCAGATCCATCAGTTGGAAGTTGCAAATTTTCCATACAGATTAAGCCATATTATGGGGCTGCTGCACACAGATTAAGCAGCATTGAGAAAACACTCTGTTCGATTCTTTTTCTAGTTCTCTTTCTGTGGACGACGCAGTGA